A genomic segment from uncultured Alistipes sp. encodes:
- a CDS encoding membrane-binding protein has translation MVKLNLISYFYEIEQFHSQVGFQNLTSKESSPAPNTKNMKRILLGIITSLIIGGVSAQGRQCRIDSIYYNRSGKIAASPVFAEYLRIALYPADSTARKEYKDFYLSGKLRSEGYFLHIDSLDDSRTLFDGENNSYYKSGKIFEKKHYTNGQLNGSYQQYDESGKLKIEACYLAGKLSGPHKTYNEDGSCQIVEYNDGIPLHDYYLLTDPQGNTLKFRMADDMPVWETPSIAERFIDYRDGTPWEVYYKNGLTIALTSSVIRDYGKWHRIDLILSNNSTTPIEFTPETDIIAYSADEDNNTNDLPIWPCDAYLKKVNRSQTWAAVLMGVSEGMATAGAGYATSTTYGYSSNGGYSSYTTTTYNPTVAYQTNLASQQRIANFSQALQDEQDIKKMGYLKRSTIYPGESISGFVHAEWVKGNRVVFVINIGGAEYLFEWGFDRKNTYLLNQ, from the coding sequence ATGGTGAAACTCAATTTAATTTCTTATTTTTATGAGATAGAACAGTTTCACAGCCAGGTTGGGTTTCAAAACCTCACAAGCAAAGAATCCAGTCCAGCGCCAAATACTAAAAACATGAAGCGAATTTTACTTGGCATAATAACCTCATTGATCATCGGGGGCGTTTCGGCACAAGGGCGCCAGTGCCGGATCGACTCCATCTATTACAACCGATCCGGGAAAATCGCAGCAAGTCCCGTTTTTGCCGAATATCTGCGCATCGCACTCTATCCGGCAGACTCGACAGCCCGCAAAGAGTACAAGGATTTCTATCTCTCCGGGAAACTGCGAAGCGAAGGGTATTTCCTCCATATCGATTCGCTGGACGACAGCCGGACCCTCTTCGACGGCGAAAACAACAGTTATTACAAAAGTGGAAAGATTTTCGAGAAAAAGCACTATACGAATGGACAGCTTAACGGCAGTTATCAGCAATACGACGAAAGTGGAAAGTTGAAAATCGAAGCCTGCTACCTGGCCGGGAAGTTGTCAGGGCCGCACAAGACCTATAATGAAGATGGTTCATGCCAGATTGTGGAATACAACGACGGAATACCGCTCCACGATTATTATCTGCTGACAGACCCGCAAGGCAATACGCTCAAATTCCGCATGGCCGACGACATGCCCGTTTGGGAAACTCCATCTATTGCGGAACGGTTCATCGACTACCGGGATGGGACGCCATGGGAAGTTTATTATAAAAATGGTCTTACCATTGCTTTAACAAGTTCTGTCATTCGAGATTACGGGAAATGGCACCGAATAGACCTGATTCTATCGAATAATTCGACCACTCCGATTGAGTTTACACCGGAAACAGATATTATAGCCTATTCTGCAGACGAAGACAATAATACAAACGATTTACCGATCTGGCCTTGTGATGCATATCTAAAAAAAGTAAACCGTTCACAGACTTGGGCCGCAGTCTTAATGGGCGTGAGCGAAGGAATGGCCACAGCCGGAGCCGGATACGCTACATCAACCACATATGGATATAGTTCCAATGGAGGTTATTCCTCTTATACCACAACGACCTATAATCCTACGGTCGCTTATCAAACCAATCTGGCGTCACAACAACGTATCGCCAACTTCAGCCAAGCATTGCAAGATGAGCAGGATATCAAAAAAATGGGATATCTAAAACGAAGTACAATTTATCCAGGAGAGAGTATTTCTGGCTTTGTCCACGCCGAGTGGGTAAAAGGGAATCGGGTCGTATTTGTGATTAACATCGGAGGAGCCGAATATCTTTTTGAATGGGGATTCGACCGCAAAAACACCTACCTGCTCAATCAGTAA
- a CDS encoding DUF3868 domain-containing protein: MRRIYTTLFLILACSPMALHAENKTDYLSSIEIRQGGVVKQGRTVCLQMTVDLSKTKIKTQHTVALTPILVSADDSREVAFPPIVIDGGIRHKVYLRAQRLESVDLPPYHDDATEVIIRRRNGKEQDYDYTASVPYERWMLDGRVEIREEVHGCTNCGEGKSDRQLWTGVLPPYVPEYRLDSIVPAPEPVKVRAENRTARLQFRQDSYKILPEYKDNRTELDTISNSIMLVKNNADVKITGIYITGYASPEGSEAHNLKLSENRAKALTDYIRTHDQISADLLHVDWKGEDWEGFVRVLGDYPGLLKRDSVYAIIERYPNERDFCELQLQKLVPPTIYQRLLNEIYPVLRRNEYRIEYNVRNFDLEEAKRQIETRPDLLSLSEMYKVAGAYGKGTPEYDKVMAVAVRYFPTSPAALNENAVNAIDREEYDVAIELLEKSETAAQTAELLNTLGVAYAKSGKYDKAEVAFRRAAEAGSETARHNFEEVRQVIDQL; this comes from the coding sequence ATGAGACGTATATATACCACACTGTTCTTGATACTGGCATGTAGCCCCATGGCGTTACATGCCGAGAACAAAACCGACTATCTCTCTTCGATTGAAATCCGTCAAGGCGGCGTTGTCAAGCAGGGGCGCACTGTCTGCCTGCAGATGACCGTAGATTTGAGTAAGACTAAAATTAAAACGCAACACACCGTGGCGCTGACCCCCATACTGGTGTCTGCAGACGACAGCCGCGAAGTGGCTTTCCCGCCCATCGTGATCGACGGCGGTATCCGTCACAAGGTATACCTGCGGGCGCAGCGACTCGAAAGCGTGGATCTTCCTCCGTACCATGACGATGCGACAGAGGTCATCATACGCCGCCGCAACGGCAAGGAACAAGATTACGACTACACGGCGTCGGTGCCCTATGAGCGCTGGATGCTCGACGGACGGGTCGAAATCCGCGAGGAGGTACACGGCTGCACGAACTGCGGTGAAGGCAAGTCCGACCGTCAGCTGTGGACCGGTGTTCTGCCCCCGTATGTCCCTGAATACAGGCTGGACAGCATAGTGCCCGCTCCCGAACCCGTGAAGGTGCGTGCCGAGAACCGCACCGCACGCCTGCAGTTCCGGCAGGACAGCTACAAGATACTGCCCGAATACAAGGACAACCGCACCGAGCTGGACACGATATCGAACTCCATCATGCTCGTCAAGAACAATGCCGACGTCAAGATCACAGGTATCTATATCACCGGTTACGCCTCTCCCGAGGGTAGCGAGGCACACAACCTCAAGCTCTCCGAAAACCGCGCCAAGGCTCTGACGGACTATATCCGCACCCACGACCAAATATCCGCCGACCTGCTTCACGTGGACTGGAAAGGTGAGGACTGGGAAGGTTTTGTCCGTGTGCTCGGCGACTACCCGGGACTGCTCAAGCGCGATTCGGTGTATGCGATTATCGAACGTTACCCCAACGAGCGCGATTTCTGCGAGTTGCAACTCCAGAAACTCGTTCCGCCGACCATCTACCAGCGTCTGCTCAACGAGATATATCCCGTGTTGCGCCGCAACGAGTACCGTATCGAGTACAACGTGCGCAACTTCGACCTCGAAGAGGCCAAGCGGCAGATCGAGACCCGTCCCGATCTGTTGAGCCTGTCGGAGATGTACAAGGTTGCGGGGGCATACGGCAAAGGTACACCCGAGTACGACAAGGTAATGGCTGTGGCTGTACGCTATTTCCCGACATCACCCGCCGCGCTCAACGAGAATGCCGTGAATGCCATAGATCGTGAGGAGTACGATGTGGCGATAGAGTTGCTCGAAAAGTCCGAAACGGCTGCGCAGACGGCGGAACTGCTCAACACCCTTGGTGTGGCATACGCCAAATCCGGAAAGTACGACAAGGCGGAGGTTGCTTTCCGGCGTGCAGCCGAGGCAGGCTCCGAGACCGCCCGCCATAACTTCGAAGAGGTGCGGCAGGTAATCGACCAGCTGTAA
- a CDS encoding IS4-like element ISBf13 family transposase — protein sequence MKTTDFKDLGKVNQILPMMQEHFGKSMNLARIKFMAFMLHALCVVQTVSLHKLAAAMPTSVERDSNLRRIQRFIAKYALNFDLVAQMIYSLLPVKTGLVLSMDRTNWKFGDFNINILMLGVAYKGIAFPLMFSLLPKKGNSNWKERKAIVERFVRLFGSECIDSLVADREFVGKDWIGWLNRNHIRYYIRIRQNFWLVKPSTGERIRAWWLFNSLKVGQERFYYKLFLHKGEYVYLAGSRIKNSDGVPELQILICFKRPEKGVDTYKRRWEIETAFRAMKSSGFNIEDTHLRDTERIARLLAMVCIALVWAYLVGEHKDENVKPIKTLKHGRKAKSLVKYGLEEISNVLFRPIYVPKFDVFKFLSCT from the coding sequence ATGAAGACAACTGACTTTAAGGACTTGGGCAAAGTTAACCAAATCCTTCCGATGATGCAAGAACATTTTGGGAAATCGATGAATCTGGCCCGCATAAAGTTTATGGCTTTCATGCTCCATGCCCTGTGTGTAGTACAGACCGTAAGCCTCCATAAACTCGCGGCGGCAATGCCAACCTCTGTTGAAAGGGACTCCAACCTTCGCCGCATTCAAAGATTCATAGCCAAGTACGCCCTCAACTTTGACCTTGTGGCGCAGATGATATACTCTCTGCTTCCCGTCAAGACAGGGCTGGTGCTGAGCATGGACCGTACAAACTGGAAGTTCGGTGATTTCAACATCAACATCCTCATGCTCGGCGTGGCATACAAGGGGATTGCATTCCCATTGATGTTCAGCCTTCTGCCTAAGAAAGGGAACTCCAATTGGAAGGAACGCAAGGCAATCGTTGAACGATTTGTCCGGCTGTTCGGCTCCGAATGCATCGACTCTCTTGTTGCCGACCGGGAGTTTGTCGGCAAGGATTGGATCGGTTGGCTCAACCGCAATCATATACGATATTATATCCGGATCCGGCAGAATTTCTGGCTTGTCAAGCCTTCCACAGGGGAAAGAATCCGTGCATGGTGGCTCTTCAATTCCCTGAAAGTGGGGCAGGAAAGATTTTATTACAAGCTTTTCCTGCACAAAGGTGAGTACGTTTATCTTGCCGGAAGCCGAATCAAGAACTCCGACGGTGTGCCTGAACTTCAGATCCTCATCTGCTTCAAACGCCCGGAAAAGGGTGTCGACACTTATAAAAGGCGATGGGAGATCGAGACCGCATTCCGGGCTATGAAATCCTCCGGATTCAATATCGAAGACACGCATTTGCGCGACACAGAGCGGATTGCAAGACTTCTGGCAATGGTTTGTATTGCTCTTGTATGGGCGTATCTCGTTGGGGAACATAAAGATGAAAACGTAAAGCCTATAAAGACATTGAAACATGGACGTAAAGCCAAATCTTTAGTAAAGTACGGCTTGGAGGAAATCTCCAACGTGCTTTTTCGACCAATTTATGTCCCGAAATTTGATGTATTCAAATTTTTGTCATGTACTTAG
- a CDS encoding FimB/Mfa2 family fimbrial subunit — protein MKLTKLVFCLMLAGASTSCIREDLDACLNTNKLLLSYKGDGTTEIFPEKICRVEMFVFDAENRCVNSSILPKEQVASRTATLPPLAVGDYRIICLGNTHDTRVEGTETGDYGRMLFAAGDYFDEKQVAGNDSLYYATTSYTVQPYSVHKGEDQTKIIEFASSHYDLLVEVAGIPAEESRAGSMPVLEICGVSPCTDFENRACGEATDYLLETEYEAGLLTARTNIMRHKDHENVNVCLRSTPGGESLATVNLAEFLADNPVIDCSKHEVLIPIRIEFKSGEITISVPEWYIEVVRPD, from the coding sequence ATGAAATTGACGAAATTAGTTTTCTGCCTGATGCTTGCAGGGGCTTCCACGTCCTGCATCCGTGAGGATCTGGATGCCTGTCTGAATACGAACAAACTGCTGCTCAGCTACAAAGGCGATGGCACCACGGAGATATTCCCGGAGAAGATCTGCAGGGTAGAGATGTTCGTTTTCGATGCAGAGAATCGATGCGTCAATTCGAGTATCTTACCGAAGGAACAAGTTGCAAGCCGGACGGCGACGCTTCCCCCGCTCGCTGTTGGTGATTACCGGATTATCTGTTTGGGGAACACACACGACACGAGGGTCGAAGGCACCGAAACGGGTGACTACGGCCGGATGCTCTTCGCTGCCGGGGATTATTTCGACGAGAAACAGGTTGCCGGCAATGATTCGCTTTATTACGCCACCACCTCCTATACCGTGCAGCCGTACAGCGTTCACAAAGGGGAGGATCAGACCAAAATCATAGAGTTCGCCAGCTCTCACTACGACCTGTTGGTGGAAGTGGCAGGAATTCCCGCTGAGGAAAGCCGTGCAGGCTCCATGCCTGTGTTGGAAATTTGCGGAGTCTCACCCTGCACCGATTTCGAAAATCGTGCATGCGGAGAGGCAACCGACTATTTGCTTGAAACCGAATATGAGGCCGGACTGCTCACGGCCCGTACTAACATAATGCGGCATAAGGACCACGAGAATGTTAATGTTTGCCTGCGCTCGACGCCCGGCGGCGAATCGCTGGCCACGGTCAATCTCGCAGAGTTCCTTGCCGACAATCCCGTCATAGATTGTTCCAAACACGAAGTACTCATACCGATACGCATCGAATTCAAGTCGGGTGAGATTACGATAAGTGTGCCCGAATGGTACATCGAAGTTGTAAGACCAGATTAA
- a CDS encoding DUF5106 domain-containing protein produces the protein MKILNITILACLFCIGIESCSYAQKREETKTFRLPDVPDTLTAPEDRAAYLSLHYWDHFDFADTSLISRPEITEQAFVDFVSVLPYTPKAQQAVDTLFSRTLAKKEMLYHFIALADKYLYEPNSPMHDEELHILVLRALVNNPRLDEADKLRPRYLLEMALKNRPGDVAADFIVTCRNGKRVCLSEIKAEHTLLYFNDPDCEDCRRVKERLASSPTVNRLLESGRLKLLSICVEGKTAAWERAVFPARWIDGYDAGQRLTREQVYDLKAMPTLYLLDVDKRVILKDASAERIEAWLSESSIHPKNDERPK, from the coding sequence ATGAAGATATTGAATATTACCATTCTCGCATGTCTCTTCTGTATCGGGATCGAATCCTGCTCGTATGCCCAGAAACGAGAAGAGACAAAAACGTTCCGCCTGCCTGACGTGCCTGACACGCTCACGGCGCCGGAGGACCGTGCGGCATACCTCTCCCTGCACTATTGGGACCATTTCGACTTCGCAGACACGTCGTTGATCTCCCGACCCGAAATCACCGAGCAGGCATTTGTCGATTTTGTCAGTGTATTGCCCTACACGCCGAAGGCGCAGCAGGCCGTCGATACCCTCTTCAGCCGCACGTTGGCAAAGAAGGAGATGCTTTACCACTTTATCGCGCTGGCAGACAAGTATCTCTACGAACCCAATTCGCCCATGCACGATGAGGAGCTGCATATCCTCGTGCTGCGTGCATTAGTGAATAACCCGCGACTGGACGAGGCCGACAAGCTCCGTCCCCGCTACCTGCTGGAAATGGCATTGAAAAATCGCCCGGGCGACGTAGCGGCGGACTTTATCGTTACCTGTCGGAACGGCAAACGCGTGTGCCTTTCCGAGATAAAGGCGGAACACACCCTGCTGTACTTTAACGACCCCGATTGCGAGGACTGTCGCCGCGTGAAGGAGCGGCTCGCTTCGTCCCCGACCGTGAACAGACTGCTGGAGTCCGGTCGTCTGAAGCTGCTCTCCATCTGCGTGGAGGGAAAGACCGCCGCATGGGAGCGGGCGGTATTCCCCGCCCGCTGGATAGACGGCTACGATGCCGGGCAGCGGCTCACCCGCGAACAGGTGTACGACCTCAAGGCAATGCCCACCCTCTACCTGCTCGATGTAGACAAACGTGTAATACTCAAAGATGCTTCGGCGGAGCGGATCGAGGCATGGCTGTCCGAAAGTTCCATCCACCCAAAGAATGATGAACGCCCCAAATAA
- a CDS encoding relaxase, translating into MITKAKSISHGINGIRYIMGESRNRKHPERIFHVKDNLLPPGLDAAGVWASMQLTLAGSRQIKNSVIRIEVSPAPEHTEHFGIADWEKLWDDFVQEFDNIELLDRNGRTYSPKTNLAGSKGKVYLHLESQSGIPHLHGTFCRIDGQGQDNNDHDIHLRAQRAAERVALKRGWTIADKVRETNIEQVNRDCIETLESMPSWSWDGYVAGLRSRGYEFWELRDSRQILRGYVLKKGNARYKASELGKGRNLMTGKLESTWKNLHAVSPAARQIPSATVITPPAPAPAQERVPLRVQGEAVRPYTGYRAGTTSYPAQRMAVEAARQFRRVPRRLHCADCPCLP; encoded by the coding sequence ATGATAACGAAGGCGAAATCCATCTCCCACGGGATAAACGGCATCCGGTATATCATGGGGGAATCGAGGAACAGGAAACATCCCGAACGCATCTTCCATGTCAAGGACAACCTGCTGCCGCCCGGTCTGGATGCCGCGGGAGTATGGGCGTCCATGCAGCTGACACTGGCCGGGTCCAGACAGATCAAGAATTCCGTCATCCGCATCGAGGTCAGCCCCGCGCCGGAACACACGGAACACTTCGGCATCGCCGACTGGGAAAAGCTGTGGGACGACTTCGTCCAAGAGTTCGACAACATCGAACTGCTCGACAGGAACGGCAGGACCTATTCCCCGAAGACCAACCTCGCAGGCAGCAAAGGTAAGGTGTACCTGCATCTGGAATCCCAAAGCGGCATTCCCCACCTTCACGGCACGTTCTGCCGCATCGACGGGCAGGGACAGGACAACAACGACCATGACATCCACCTGCGGGCGCAGCGTGCAGCCGAGCGCGTGGCCCTGAAACGGGGCTGGACTATCGCGGACAAGGTCCGTGAGACGAACATCGAGCAGGTAAACCGGGACTGCATAGAAACTCTGGAATCCATGCCGAGCTGGTCATGGGACGGATACGTGGCCGGTCTCCGGAGCAGGGGCTATGAATTTTGGGAGCTTCGCGACAGCAGGCAGATATTGCGCGGTTATGTGCTGAAGAAAGGCAATGCCCGATACAAGGCATCCGAACTCGGAAAGGGGCGCAACCTCATGACGGGCAAGCTCGAAAGCACGTGGAAGAATCTGCACGCGGTTTCTCCGGCAGCCAGACAAATCCCGTCGGCAACTGTTATAACACCTCCCGCGCCTGCTCCCGCACAAGAGCGGGTTCCGCTCCGCGTACAAGGAGAGGCGGTCCGGCCATACACCGGCTACCGGGCAGGCACCACCTCGTATCCTGCACAGCGTATGGCTGTGGAAGCTGCTCGGCAGTTTCGTCGTGTTCCTCGCCGTCTGCATTGCGCTGACTGTCCTTGTCTGCCATAA
- a CDS encoding site-specific integrase produces MATVKIKFRASASETKEGTLFYQVIHNRVARQIHIGYKLYPQEWDAENKEIIFPSDTGEARRSYLVSLKTAVQEDTKRLRSIVSHLDRSGNTYTAEEVVAKYRSPTDNLCFLSFSRNLVGQLKQIGKQCTADTYTTAINSFARFRNERDVPLDDVDSDLMTAYETYLKANGICPNSISFYMRNLRAIYNRAVDKELTVQRYPFKHVYTGIDKTVKRAVPLNVIRQIRDLDLSLYPLMDYARDIFMFSFYTRGMSFIDMAFLKKKDLQNGILSYRRHKTNQQLFIKWEKPMQELINKYDTSGTPYLLPVIKSCDKDERRQYKSEAHRVNRNLKKIGRQLGLVIPLTTYVARHGWASIAKSKNIPVSVISEAMGHDSEKTTLIYLASLDTSAIDKANSLILKSL; encoded by the coding sequence ATGGCAACAGTGAAAATAAAATTCCGTGCATCCGCTTCCGAAACGAAAGAGGGCACATTATTTTACCAAGTGATTCACAACCGAGTGGCCAGGCAGATCCATATCGGTTACAAACTGTACCCGCAGGAATGGGATGCAGAAAACAAGGAAATCATTTTCCCTTCCGATACCGGAGAGGCACGTAGAAGCTATCTGGTTTCATTAAAGACCGCCGTGCAGGAAGATACCAAGCGGCTGAGAAGCATCGTTTCACATCTTGATCGTTCAGGCAACACCTATACGGCGGAAGAGGTGGTGGCAAAATACCGATCCCCGACAGACAACCTCTGTTTCCTGTCCTTTTCCCGTAATCTTGTCGGGCAGTTGAAACAGATAGGCAAACAGTGTACGGCCGACACATACACGACCGCCATCAATAGCTTCGCCCGCTTCCGCAACGAGCGGGACGTTCCATTGGACGATGTGGATTCCGACCTGATGACGGCATACGAGACATACCTCAAGGCAAACGGTATCTGCCCGAACAGCATTTCCTTCTACATGCGTAACCTGCGGGCAATATATAACCGGGCGGTGGACAAGGAGCTTACCGTGCAGCGTTACCCGTTCAAACACGTCTATACCGGGATTGACAAGACCGTGAAACGTGCCGTACCCCTGAATGTCATCCGCCAGATACGAGATCTGGACCTGAGCCTGTACCCGCTGATGGATTACGCAAGGGACATCTTTATGTTTTCCTTTTATACGCGCGGCATGTCGTTCATCGACATGGCTTTTCTGAAAAAGAAAGATTTGCAGAACGGCATATTATCCTACCGTCGGCATAAGACCAACCAACAGTTGTTCATCAAATGGGAGAAACCCATGCAGGAGTTGATAAACAAGTACGACACCTCCGGAACACCTTACCTGCTGCCTGTTATCAAGAGTTGCGATAAGGATGAAAGGCGGCAGTACAAGAGCGAGGCACACAGGGTGAACAGGAACCTGAAGAAAATAGGCCGGCAACTGGGGCTGGTCATCCCGCTGACAACATACGTCGCCCGCCATGGGTGGGCAAGCATCGCCAAGAGCAAGAACATCCCCGTCTCCGTCATCAGCGAAGCGATGGGGCACGATTCGGAAAAGACCACGCTGATTTATCTGGCGTCACTCGACACATCCGCAATAGACAAAGCAAACAGCCTAATTCTGAAATCCCTGTAA
- a CDS encoding DUF3575 domain-containing protein encodes MKKLILGVFLALCWCSGSVKAQDVAVKTNLLYWATTTPNLSAEFGLGKHTTLELTGGYNPWTLDKDSNKKIKHWMVMPEFRYWLCEKFNGHFFGLHSGYAFYNISGVRVPFQSKSTKDHRYQGWATGVGLSYGYSWLLGKRWNLEATIGLGYIYTNYDKYECATCGKFKGSNDKHYFGPTKAGISLIYIIK; translated from the coding sequence ATGAAAAAATTGATTCTCGGTGTTTTCCTCGCCTTATGTTGGTGCTCGGGCTCCGTTAAGGCACAGGATGTAGCGGTAAAGACCAATCTATTGTATTGGGCGACCACCACGCCCAACTTGAGTGCGGAGTTCGGACTGGGCAAACACACAACACTCGAACTCACGGGGGGCTACAACCCGTGGACGCTGGATAAGGACAGCAACAAGAAGATAAAGCACTGGATGGTCATGCCGGAGTTCCGGTATTGGCTCTGTGAAAAATTTAATGGCCATTTCTTTGGATTACACAGCGGTTATGCCTTCTACAACATCAGCGGCGTGCGTGTTCCATTCCAAAGCAAGTCCACCAAGGACCACCGCTATCAGGGATGGGCGACAGGTGTTGGACTTTCCTATGGCTATTCGTGGCTGTTGGGCAAACGCTGGAACCTCGAAGCGACCATCGGGCTGGGCTACATCTACACTAACTACGACAAGTACGAGTGCGCCACCTGCGGAAAGTTCAAGGGCAGCAACGACAAGCACTATTTTGGACCCACCAAGGCTGGTATCTCCCTGATATACATAATTAAATAA
- a CDS encoding fimbrial protein — MRNIRKIFYMMAAVVSCCLLPQGCVKEDVAPLGEQHNVAVQLNVGTRAVSEADGTPTDDESVIHTLRVYAFVEGKPAGHYYTNNVTETPHTFFMDLTFYSSGVQTVDFYAVANEGAMVGANATLSESTSESELKNLWFTNYQTNIHQYGLPMFCDNQSYELDFTHVKQGSPTAPGHEGHAWLDYDNLSFELKRPFGKLGVFAAKAEGETTPLRITGLTMLESGMRMRNYLMTPTDEQLKSIGATGDVELSVVEGEVTAALADNITPEERRNPENYTPVLNAPFYPFENPYANGGTWNIPGSDGKEHVLKIDYAFGDEPRTGYVHMPAVERNTYYTICCLMRNDGKITIEYTVADWDDGGEYEIEFNYPQYTNPIQPEDGSTLTGSEKYPQPEVWYSATDEGSYTFKFQITGPTGQKWTPTLVDGTQADFRVRVYQLSTDGNSTKTYLYSNHPDDPLVKPETETDKMVDRLVASSEPYYITLSALNADNVDDEVGLAISYDRSWSTDGSQLLLINGLTNNLKWVGSEIAEVIVIKQTEAPIGENESTND, encoded by the coding sequence ATGCGGAACATAAGAAAGATATTTTATATGATGGCTGCAGTGGTAAGCTGCTGTCTGTTGCCGCAGGGGTGTGTCAAGGAAGATGTCGCCCCGCTCGGGGAACAGCACAATGTGGCCGTGCAACTCAACGTGGGGACACGCGCCGTCAGCGAAGCCGACGGTACGCCGACCGATGACGAGTCGGTAATCCATACGCTCCGCGTCTATGCCTTCGTCGAAGGAAAACCGGCGGGGCACTACTATACGAACAACGTGACGGAAACCCCGCACACATTCTTCATGGACCTCACTTTCTACTCCTCCGGCGTGCAGACGGTAGACTTCTACGCCGTGGCAAACGAGGGGGCAATGGTAGGTGCCAACGCCACTTTGTCGGAAAGCACTTCCGAATCAGAGTTGAAAAACCTGTGGTTCACCAATTATCAGACCAATATACACCAGTATGGCCTGCCGATGTTCTGCGACAACCAGTCGTACGAGCTTGACTTTACGCATGTGAAACAGGGAAGCCCGACCGCTCCCGGACACGAGGGACACGCGTGGCTCGATTACGACAACCTTTCTTTCGAACTGAAACGTCCCTTCGGCAAGCTCGGCGTATTCGCTGCCAAGGCCGAGGGCGAAACCACCCCGCTCCGCATAACGGGTCTGACCATGCTGGAATCGGGTATGCGTATGCGTAACTACCTGATGACACCGACTGATGAGCAGTTGAAAAGTATAGGCGCTACGGGCGATGTAGAACTCTCTGTTGTTGAAGGGGAGGTAACGGCAGCACTGGCCGACAACATCACTCCTGAGGAGAGACGTAACCCCGAGAACTACACGCCTGTGTTGAACGCCCCGTTCTATCCTTTCGAGAATCCGTATGCCAACGGCGGAACGTGGAACATTCCGGGCAGTGATGGAAAAGAGCATGTCCTCAAGATAGACTATGCCTTTGGCGACGAACCGCGTACCGGCTATGTCCATATGCCTGCGGTAGAGCGAAATACCTACTATACCATCTGCTGTCTGATGCGCAACGACGGCAAGATTACCATTGAATATACCGTAGCCGACTGGGACGATGGCGGCGAATACGAGATCGAGTTCAACTACCCGCAATATACCAATCCTATACAGCCGGAAGACGGGAGTACGCTGACAGGCAGCGAAAAATATCCCCAGCCGGAAGTATGGTACTCCGCGACCGACGAGGGCAGCTACACCTTCAAGTTCCAGATTACGGGCCCGACCGGCCAGAAATGGACTCCGACACTTGTGGACGGAACACAGGCGGATTTTAGAGTGCGGGTGTACCAGCTCTCAACCGATGGCAACTCCACCAAAACGTATCTGTATAGCAATCATCCGGATGACCCGCTTGTAAAACCAGAGACAGAAACCGATAAGATGGTAGACAGGCTCGTGGCATCCTCCGAACCCTACTACATTACGTTAAGCGCTTTGAATGCAGACAATGTGGATGACGAAGTAGGTCTGGCTATCTCCTACGACCGCAGCTGGAGTACCGACGGCAGTCAATTGCTGCTTATCAACGGCTTGACCAACAATCTGAAATGGGTGGGAAGCGAAATCGCCGAGGTCATCGTAATAAAACAGACTGAAGCGCCCATAGGTGAAAATGAATCTACCAATGACTGA